A single Drechmeria coniospora strain ARSEF 6962 chromosome 03, whole genome shotgun sequence DNA region contains:
- a CDS encoding dynactin subunit, protein MALNRKYAALPDLDSAPDIYETPDLTDDNSTVPSDDEFFQPDDDDTPGISRSRLRINEARSRFLPTNVDANDADFSDRVDGKRKSYKTSSRRQRILKDGTKELGDLSDDDDDESLERKIARLRREVEEAKEEYTKRKAQAATTGDAAPSDERLESLSEVLDSILKPLGGRAEAKIAKPSFSSTTAKFDEPAGGPTYTVTYAPTYEESHSLAKAADFDRRLLMLEKALGINSSSVPEAGQDGLPRAVLPTLDSIEKQVTTLSQASTANLDAISRRVRALASEQDKLNDAREKAKALGGEEAGKHPSDESEQGAKIKALYGILPTIENLTPILPPLLDRLRSLRAIHADAATASQTLDRIEKQQTNMAAELKQWKDGLDKIQGAMIDGDSVVKGNMKVMEEWVKELEERMVKLT, encoded by the exons ATGGCGCTCAATCGCAAATACGCAGCTCTCCCCGACCTC GATTCCGCCCCGGACATATACGAGACCCCTGACCTCACGGATGACAATTCCACTGTGCCT TCAGACGACGAGTTCTTCCAGcccgatgacgatgacacACCAGGCATCTCACGCTCAAGGTTGCGAATTAATGAGGCTCGATCTCGCTTCCTCCCTACTAATGTTGACGCCAACGATGCCGATTTCTCTgaccgcgtcgacggcaagcggAAATCCTACAAGACGTCCAGCCGACGACAAAGAATACTTAAAGACGGCACGAAAGAGCTTGGCGACCtgtccgacgacgatgacgacgaaagTCTGGAGAGGAAGATAGCCCGTCTGCGTCGGGAAgtggaggaggccaaggaggaaTACACCAAGCGTAAAGCGCAAGCAGCAACGACCGGCGATGCTGCGCCCAGCGATGAGAGGTTGGAATCCCTCAGCGAGGTTCTGGATTCCATATTGAAGCCCCTGGGAGGCAGGGCTGAGGCAAAAATTGCGAAGCCTTCGTTTTCGTCCACGACCGCCAAGTTTGACGAGCCGGCAGGTGGCCCTACCTATACGGTTACGTACGCCCCAACTTATGAGGAGTCTCACTCGTTGGCGAAAGCGGCGGATTTTGATCGACGACTTTTGATGCTGGAAAAGGCACTAGGAATCAACTCGTCTTCGGTGCCCGAAGCCGGCCAAGATGGTCTGCCACGCGCCGTTCTTCCGACGCTGGATTCAATAGAGAAACAAGTGACGACGCTATCGCAGGCGTCAACGGCCAACCTAGACGCCATCAGCAGACGTGTGCGGGCACTGGCCTCTGAACAGGACAAGCTGAACGATGCCCGGGAAAAGGCAAAGGCCCtcggaggagaggaagcTGGTAAACACCCATCGGACGAATCTGAGCAGGGGGCAAAGATCAAAGCCCTCTACGGAATTCTGCCAACAATCGAAAATCTGACGCCCATTCTGCCACCATTGCTCGATCGGCTGAGGTCCCTGAGAGCCAttcacgccgacgccgcgacggcgagccagaCATTAGACCGGATCGAAAAGCAGCAAACAAACATGGCCGCGGAGCTGAAGCAGTGGAAGGATGGTTTGGACAAGATTCAAGGCGCCATGATAGACGGAGACTCGGTGGTCAAGGGCAACATGAAGGTCATGGAGGAATGGGTCAAAGAGCTCGAGGAACGTATGGTGAAGCTGACCTAA
- a CDS encoding Molybdenum cofactor synthesis protein 2A: protein MTSVPKPPQGHFNVLYFASASSYTGKEHEALPAPLPLRTLFAELEAKYPGVKANVLDSCMVTVNLDYVDMSGDGAADAVVIQEADEVAIIPPVSSG, encoded by the coding sequence ATGACCTCTGTACCCAAGCCGCCCCAAGGTCACTTCAACGTGCTGTATTTTGCCAGCGCGAGCTCATACACGGGAAAAGAACATGAGGCTTTGCCGGCACCGCTGCCGCTAAGAACTCTGTTTGCCGAACTTGAGGCGAAGTATCCAGGTGTCAAGGCCAATGTCCTAGACTCGTGCATGGTGACCGTCAACCTCGATTATGTAGACATGTCGGGCGACGGTGCTGCAGATGCCGTCGTGATTCAGGAAGCAGATGAGGTGGCCATCATCCCTCCTGTCAGCTCCGGGTGA
- a CDS encoding fumarylacetoacetate hydrolase domain-containing protein 2A: protein MLPQGVTDVAKSKRARIISGDVFGKHHVTDQIADIRRLLPPLSPSQVGTVRCLGLNYADHAKETKMESPRFPILFYKPPTALSGPVDAIPIHPMAQEGTGLDHECELVVVIGKRCTDVPESGALDCVLGYAVGNDVSHRDWQIKHGGSQWSHGKGFDGWAPYGPGIVSGKTIRDPQILKIWTKVNGNMVQNGTTANMVFSVKKIISLLSRGVTLMPGDIIFTGTPAGVGMGRTPPVWLEDRDVVEVGLEGVGTCTNKVEFAKPKSKV, encoded by the exons ATGCTGCCACAAGGGGTCACTGACGTTGCTAAATCCAAGCGGGCTCGCATCATCAGCGGCGATGTCTTCGGCAAGCACCATGTGACAGATCAAATCGCCGACATTCGCCGGCTGCTCCCGCCTCTGTCCCCGTCTCAGGTCGGCACCGTGCGATGTCTCGGACTCAACTACGCAGATCATGCAAAGGAGACGAAGATGGAATCGCCCCGATTTCCCATTCTCTTCTACAAACCACCGACGGCTCTGTCGGGCCCGGTGGATGCCAtccccatccatcccatGGCACAGGAGGGGACTGGCTTGGACCACGAGTGCGAGCTTGTCGTGGTCATCGGCAAGCGGTGCACCGACGTTCCCGAGTCGGGCGCGTTGGATTGCGTTCTCGGCTACGCCGTGGGCAACGATGTTTCGCACCGAGACTGGCAGATCAAGCACGGCGGCAGCCAATGGTCGCACGGCAAGGGGTTCGATGGCTGGGCTCCCTACGGGCCGGGCATCGTTAGTGGCAAGACGATTAGGGACCCTCAAATTCTCAAGATATGGACGAAAGTGAACGGCAACATGGTGCAG aacggcacgacggcgaaCATGGTGTTTAGTGTGAAGAAGATCATTTCTCTTCTGAGCCGGGGTGTGACACTGATGCCCGGCGACATCATCTTTACGGGAAC ACCTGCGGGTGTCGGCATGGGTCGAACTCCCCCGGTGTGGCTCGAGGACCGCGACGTGGTCGAAGTAGGCCTTGAAGGGGTTGGAACTTG CACGAACAAGGTTGAGTTTGCCAAGCCCAAGTCCAAGGTGTAG
- a CDS encoding exocyst complex component Sec10, giving the protein MERSSSAHQSLFPKAPSFTLEDFSGKDFIVRDFVDGLAENAVPPNRRSGPPQTSFDPRPMIRTFENVLSQLAALGDELQEKESGLLSQVRRAEVQHDQTLDTLGRKLDQTMTSFEALDVSLNASNSTALDANGRSDGGGNFAVQVGEKLKELDRKRSQTRDAIFLVQCWNEITETGQVASLEDIRRQGGAENKVRVAVIARQLMRISQQLDPASWGQANGYRNGTASSKAASPTRAHNSRETLEKFCETLEQDLLKQFNNSYRRQNFEDMMECAKVLHDFNGGASVIAIFVNQHQFFIDRDQLMNDEVTADGDVWDALADPDSDPPGVEPSLQSLIDEVRIVMQEESFIIKRAFPYYETVLVKFIQRVFQQSIQQRLEKVLDKAETISTLAFLRSLHSSRSYIGALVEDLKTHGLTENPEPCSAQIAQALEQQLDELFVPYLVGNTYIERERKSLEEMYSSLLFRFTIYHSRRKKASTGFMASLAQQGTQLIAAAKDAYLERLESSDLTETQKRVMLRVAGLKDKDNKNEVEVSEEDGALSVANAKRMLKWLAESVQRTLELGSQADTPKDMNVLLNLLLTSMGQVYIQTALDAAQVQATMLESAKAEPDLSYMPTTRPAVTVSAIMDRFITVVLIRLAELNTPVRKNMEAQKKAAIDSIEKKTNAVMSSSIEVATNWVSKSLSGQKKHDFKPKDVELESLQTPTCLSICTFLGRASKHAAQALDGQNAERFFSELALAIHHLLFDHFKKFPVNATGGLMVTQDIAKYVATMRDWPLGNDVAGAVEMLTEIGSLFIVGPEALRERSRTLVPGQTGAKGKLSKGDFRAFVQRREDSGTVGIQSVLGGL; this is encoded by the exons ATGGAGCGCTCTAGCTCGGCGCACCAGAGCCTCTTCCCCAAGGCGCCGAGCTTCACCCTAGAGGACTTCTCCGGCAAGGACTTCATCGTTCGCGACTTCGTCGACGGTCTGGCCGAGAATGCGGTCCCCCCTAATCGTCGATCTGGTCCGCCGCAAACCTCATTCGACCCCAGGCCGATGATTCGGACCTTTGAGA ACGTCCTCTcccagctcgccgccctcggggACGAGCTCCAGGAGAAGGAGTCGGGTCTGCTGTCGCAAGTTCGCCGGGCCGAAGTCCAGCACGACCAGACGCTCGACACGCTCGGCCGCAAGCTCGACCAGACGATGACCTCGTTCGAGGCACTCGACGTCTCCCTCAACGCGAGCAACTCCACCGCACTCGACGCGAACGGCAGGTCCGACGGTGGAGGAAACTTTGCCGTCCAGGTTGGCGAGAAGCTGAAGGAGCTCGACCGGAAGCGAAGCCAGACGCGAGACGCCATCTTCCTCGTGCAGTGCTGGAATGAGATCACCGAGACGGGTCAAGTCGCTTCCCTCGAAGACATTCGGCGCCAGGGCGGTGCCGAGAACAAGGTCCGGGTCGCCGTCATTGCCCGGCAGTTGATGAGGATCAGTCAGCAGCTGGATCCAGCTTCCTGGGGCCAGGCGAACGGATATCGAAACGGCACGGCAAGCAGCAAAGCCGCGAGCCCGACAAGGGCCCACAACTCACGGGAAACGCTCGAAAAGTTCTGCGAGACGCTCGAGCAGGATCTTCTGAAGCAGTTCAACAACAGCTACAGGCGGCAGAACTTCGAGGACATGATGGAGTGCGCCAAGGTCCTGCACGACTTCAACGGCGGGGCGAGCGTCATCGCCATCTTTGTGAACCAGCATCAGTTCTTCATCGACCGCGATCAGCTCATGAACGACGAGgtcacggccgacggcgacgtctgGGATGCCCTGGCCGACCCCGACTCCGACCCTCCCGGCGTGGAGCCGAGTCTGCAGTCCTTGATCGACGAGGTCAGGATCGTGATGCAGGAGGAATCCTTCATCATCAAGCGCGCCTTTCCATACTACGAAACCGTTCTCGTCAAATTCATCCAGCGCGTCTTTCAGCAATCCATCCAGCAGCGGCTCGAAAAGGTCCTCGACAAAGCCGAGACGATATCGACGCTGGCCTTCCTGAGATCGCTGCACTCGTCGAGAAGCTACATCGGCGCCCTTGTCGAGGACCTCAAGACGCACGGCCTCACAGAGAACCCGGAGCCCTGCTCGGCGCAGATTGCCCAGGCGTTGGAGCAGCAGCTGGACGAGCTGTTCGTCCCCTACCTCGTCGGCAACACGTACATCGAGCGCGAGAGGAAGAGCCTCGAGGAGATGTACAGCTCCCTCCTTTTCCGCTTCACCATCTATCACTCGCGACGCAAGAAGGCGTCGACGGGTTTCATGGCCTCACTGGCCCAACAGGGTACCCAGCTCattgccgccgccaaggatgCCTATCTCGAGCGGCTCGAGTCCTCGGATCTTACGGAGACCCAGAAGAGGGTGATGCTGCGTGTCGCCGGcctcaaggacaaggacaacaaaaacgaggtcgaggtgtcggaggaggacggcgcgTTGAGCGTGGCCAACGCCAAGAGAATGCTCAAGTGGCTTGCCGAGAGCGTGCAGAGGACGCTCGAGCTCGGGTCGCAGGCGGACACGCCCAAGGATATGAACGTTCTCCTGAACCTGCTCCTCACGAGCATGGGCCAGGTGTACATCCAGACTGCGCTGGACGCGGCGCAGGTGCAGGCGACGATGCTGGAGAGCGCCAAGGCCGAACCGGACCTGTCCTACATGCCAACGACACGGCCGGCGGTGACGGTTTCGGCCATCATGGACCGCTTCATCACCGTCGTGCTCATCCGTCTCGCCGAGTTGAACACGCCGGTGCGGAAAAACATGGAGGCgcagaagaaggcggcgatCGACTCCATTGAGAAGAAGACAAATGCCGTGATGAGCTCGTCGATCGAGGTCGCCACCAACTGGGTCTCCAAGTCGCTCAGCGGTCAGAAAAAACATGATTTCAAACCCAaagacgtcgagctcgagtcTCTCCAGACACCGACCTGCCTGAGCATTTGCACCTTTCTCGgccgagcaagcaagcacgcCGCCCAAGCGTTGGACGGGCAGAACGCCGAGAGGTTTTTCAGCGAGCTGGCTCTCGCCATTCACCACCTGCTCTTTGACCACTTCAAAAAATTTCCCGTCAACGCCACGGGCGGGCTCATGGTCACGCAGGATATCGCCAAGTACGTCGCCACGATGCGGGACTGGCCGCTCGGCAACGACGTCGCGGGCGCTGTCGAAATGTTGACCGAGATCGGCTCgctcttcatcgtcggccccGAGGCTTTGAGGGAACGGTCGAGAACCCTCGTGCCGGGACAGACGGGCGCCAAGGGAAAGTTGTCCAAGGGAGACTTTCGAGCCTTTGTGCAGCGGAGGGAGGACTCTGGGACGGTGGGCATCCAGAGTGTCCTAGGTGGTCTTTGA
- a CDS encoding di-trans, poly-cis-decaprenylcistransferase, whose protein sequence is MPVNARDRTAYRADERTAHSMLTDEDRLRMLKANLPAPTELPAVSRSLPLSQRRSRSRLGVRRFIRNQLHVLIFAVLHGIFSIYIRLRQTVNLVCYQVSSVLYYHHATPQYIRKDIMGLSRRPKHLSAILKTEENYRAKADLDRLIDQTAELATWCACAEIPMLSVYEKTGILKKHMPRVYEAVINKFTFYAADQHPTLSVTSPHRDEYSSSSPSVDEGSRGHLKLHLISAQDGRESIIDLTKTLADMSQKGKLSPRDISIELVDAELSEGIMPEPDLLLLFGPYVELSGYPPWQVRLTEIFCLQDNESFGYQVFVKALRKYAQAQMRRGK, encoded by the exons ATGCCTGTCAATGCCCGTGACCGCACTGCCTACAGAGCCGATGAGAGAACGGCGCACAGCATGCTGACCGACGAGGATAGGTTGAGAATGCTCAAG GCAAACCttccggcgccgacggagctTCCAGCCGTGAGTCGATCACTGCCGCTCTCACAACGACGGTCCCGGTCCCGGCTTGGTGTCAGGCGCTTCATTCGGAATCAGCTCCACGTTCTCATCTTTGCCGTCCTGCATGGCATTTTCTCCATCTACATCCGCCTCCGGCAGACAGTCAACCTCGTCTGCTACCAAGTCTCGTCCGTCCTCTACTACCACCACGCGACGCCGCAGTACATTCGAAAGGACATCATGGGCCTCAGCAGGAGACCCAAGCACCTCAGCGCCATTCTCAAGACCGAGGAGAACTACAGGGCCAAGGCGGACTTGGACCGGTTGATCGACCAGACGGCCGAGTTGGCTACCTGGTGCGCCTGTGCCGAGATACCCATGCTCTCGGTCTACGAGAAGACGG GTATCCTGAAGAAGCACATGCCTCGCGTGTACGAGGCCGTCATCAACAAGTTTACCTTTTACGCCGCCGATCAGCACCCGACCCTGTCCGTCACTTCACCGCATCGAGACGAGTactcgtcctcctccccgtccgtcgacgaaggCAGCCGAGGTCATCTGAAGCTGCATCTCATCTCCGCGCAGGACGGTCGAGAGTCCATCATCGACCTCACCAAGACGCTCGCGGATATGTCGCAGAAGGGAAAGCTTTCCCCGCGAGATATTTCCAttgagctcgtcgatgccgaacTTTCCGAGGGCATCATGCCGGAGCCGGACCTTCTACTCCTCTTCGGCCCGTACGTCGAACTTTCCGGCTACCCACCCTGGCAGGTTCGCCTCACGGAAATTTTCTGCCTCCAGGACAACGAAAGCTTCGGGTACCAAGTCTTCGTCAAGGCTCTCCGCAAGTACGCCCAAGCTCAGATGCGCCGTGGCAAATGA